The segment TTTTGATCACCTAAAGATGTTTCAACTTCTTTAAGTTTACTTATAACCTCATGTGCAGTTTTAAAAACATACTCGCCATTTTCTGTAAGAGTTAATCCTCTTGCATGTCTCTCAAATAATTGAACTTTTAAATCTTGCTCAAGCGATTGTATTTGTCGACTTATTGCTGATTGGCTAAGATTTAAATTAATCGTGGCATTTGTAAAACTGCCAGCTTCAGCAACTGCATGAAAAATTTTTAATTTGTCCCAATCCATTATTTATTTAAATCTACTATTACTCTTCCAGAAATTTCTCCTTTTAAAATTTTAGGATAAGTATCTATTAATTCATCTAAACTAACTGTTAAAATTGATTTTTCTAGTAATTCAAAATCAATTAATTTTGAAGCTTCTGACCATATAAACTCTCTTCTTTTTATACCACAATTTGCAGAGTCCATTCCCCAGAGTTTAATTCCTCTTAACATAAAAGGTATCACACTTGTATTTAGTTCGTTATTATTCGCATTACCACATACTGCAATTATTCCATTTGGTTTTGTTTGAACAATTGTATTTGCTAAGATTTTTCCACCGACTGTATCAACTACGCCGTCCCATAAACCTTTGTCAATTAACCTTGGGTCTTTGTCAAATTCAGACCTATTTACAACGTTTTTTGCTCCTAATGATTTTAAGTAATCTGCTTTTGAGTCTTTACCGGTAACTGCAGTTACATTGTATCCTAATTTAGTCAAAGCCATTACAGCTACACTTCCAACTCCACCGGTTGCACCTGTTACCAAAACATCATTTACTTTTTCACCTAATAAAATGCTTTCTCTTGCTTGAATTGCGAAAGCACTCATTAAAGAAGTAAACCCAGCTGTTCCTAAGGTCATGGCTTGTCTACTCGTTAATTCTTTAGGTTTTTTAACTAAAAAATCTGCGTTTACTTTTGCAATTTGTGAGTATCCTCCGTAAAATACTTCACCCACTCTAAATCCAGTTAAAATTACTTCATCACCCTCTTTAAATTTTGAGTTTTCACTCTCTATAACTGTACCTGCAAAATCAATACCTGGAATATGAGGAAATTCTTTAACTAATCTTCCACCATTTTTTAAAATCATTCCATCTTTAAAATTAAGATCTGAATAATCTACTTTGATAGTTACATCACCATGTTTTAAAAAGCTTTTATCAATGGATTTTACTTCTCTTGTAAAATTTTCGCCTTCTTGATTGATGATTAATGCTTTGAATTGATCTGACACTTTAATCTTTAGAAATACTTATGAATCTTAGATATCGATTTTGATAACTTAGATCTTCCTTAAATTGTCCTAAATAATAATTTGTAACTGTTGACGCTTGTTCTTTTTTAATTCCTCTCATGGTCATACATTGATGTGTTGAATCTATTGTCACAGCAACACCTTTAGCATCTAAAGATTCCATTAAAGTTTTAGCAACTTGCATTGTTAATCTTTCTTGAGTTTGTAATCTTTTTGAAAAAACTTCTACAACTCTCGCAAGTTTACTTAAACCTACAACTCTCTCTTTTGGGATATACGCCACATGAGCTTTACCAATAATTGGTGCCATATGATGTTCACAATGACTTTGAATAGAAATATTTTTTTGTATCACCATATCGTCGTATCCATCAACATCCCCAAATGTTTTATCTAAAATCTTATTCGGATCTACTTTATAACCTGCAAAATATTCTTTATACGCTTTCATTACCCTTTTAGGAGTTTCTAATAGACCCTCTCTTGTGGGATCTTCACCTAACCAAGATAATATAGTTCTGAAAGCATCTTCAGCTTCTTTATCTGAAACTTGGTTAGCATCTATAATTTTACCATCATTGTCTTTTACTAATTTCATAGCGCCTTTTTATACAGTAATTACTTAATTTTAAAAATATTTAATATATTCATATATATGCTACATAATCACCCAATATGTTCAAAAAAAGAGAAAATGTCTTAGAAATAGAAGAGGGAAACCTTCTGTCACCTAAATTTGATAATGATGGTCTTATACCGGTAATTACCATGTGTTCTAAAACAAAAGATATATTAATGCATGGATATATGAACGTTGAAGCTTTTAAAAAAACTATTGAAACTAAAGAAGCTCATTATTTCAGTCGATCTAGGAAAGCTATTTGGTACAAAGGTAAAACCAGCGGATTTACTCAAAAAGTAACTGAACTCAGAATTGATGATGATCAAGACTCAATATGGATGACTGTTGATATAGGTGATGGTGCAAGTTGTCATGTAGGATATAGATCTTGTTTTTATAGATCAATTCCAATGGGGCCAATTGATAATGGTCGAAAAATTGAAATGGAATTTTTAGAAAAAGAAAAAAAATTTGATCCAGAAGAAGTATATAAAGGACAACCAAATCCTACAAAAATTTAAATGAGTGAAAAACAAAAAAATGTTCTAGGTGAAGATCTGGAAGAATGCTCCAATGATCCATTAACTGGATGGTATCGAGATGGATGTTGCAACACTGACGAAAACGATCATGGTGTGCATACAGTTTGTGCAAAAGTAACAACTGAATTTTTAGAATGGTTAAAAGAAGCAGGTAATGATTTAATAACTCCTCATCCTGAATTTGGATTCCCAGGTTTAAAAGATGGAGATGGTTGGTGCGTATGTGCTATGTGGTATGCAAGAGCAGTTGAGGCTGGAAAAGGTTGTCCAATATTTTTAAAGAGAACTCACAAAAATACTCTTAAACATTTGCCAATTGAAAAATTAAAAAAGTTTGCAATAGATCTATCTTAATCTACATATTACCGTATTTAGGACCGCCACTTCCCTCTGGTGTTACCCAAGTAATATTTTGTGAAGGCTCTTTAATATCACAAGTTTTACAGTGAATACAATTTTGAGAATTAATTACAAATTTATTTACATCATTTTCTTTTTGAACCTCATAAACACCTGCTGGACAATATCTTTGTGCAGGCTCATCAAATTTTTCTAATGTATAACTAATTGGTAAATTTGGATCCTTAAGTTTTAAATGAACCGGTTGATTATCTTCATGGTTAGTTCCAGTAAGATATACGGAACTGGTTTTATCAAATGTTATGACGTTATCATATTTTGGATATTCTATTTTAGGCATTTCATTTGCTGGTTTTAAAGTTTCATGGTCTGCGTGTTTGTGTTTAAGGGTAAATGGTAACTTTCCTTTAAATAAAATTTGGTCAATACCTGTAAATATAATGCCAAGAATTAAACCCCAACTGAAACTAGGTTTGACATTTCTTGCAGCATGAAGCTCTTTATATACCCAGCTATTTTTAAACTTTTCTTCATAATTAGATAAATCTTTATTTTCTTTAATATTTTCAATTATAGTTTCAGCTGCAATTATTCCACTTTTCATTGCAGTATGTGAACCTTTTATCTTAGGCATATTTAAGGTTCCAGCATCACACCCTACCAACAATGCACCTGGCATATACATTTTAGGTAAACTTTGAAGCCCACCTTCAATTAATGCTCTGGCACCATATGAAATTCTTTTTCCTCCAGAAATTATCTTTCTAATGGCTGGATGAGTTTTAAATCTTTGAAATTCATCATATGGTGAAAGGTGAGGATTTTTATAATCTAATCCAATCACGTAACCTAAAAAAACTTGTTTATTTTCTGCATGATACATAAAACTACCACCATAGGTATTATTATCTAAAGGCCAACCTGCAGTATGCATTACCGTTCCCTCTTCATGGTTTTTTTCTTCCACTTCCCAAATTTCTTTAAAACCAATTCCGTATTGTTGTGGATCTTTCCCTTCTGAGAGATTAAATTTCTCAATTAATTGCTTTCCTAAATGACCCCTGCATCCTTCTGCAAACACTGTAACCTTGCCTAATAATTCTATCCCAGGTTCAAAACTATCTTTTTGATTCCCTTCTTTATCTATTCCCATATCTTGTGTTGCAACACCTTTAACTGAACCATCATCATTGTATAAAATTTCACTTGCTGGAAACCCTGGAAAAATTTCAACACCTAGTAATTCTGCTTGTTCTGCAAGCCATCTACATAAATTTGCTAAACTAATAATATAGTTATTATGGTTTTGCTGAACTGCAGGAAGTAACCACGTAGGCCAACTCAATGACTTGGTTTTTCCTAAAAATAAAAATTTTTCTTTTGAAACTTTTGTTTTAATCGGTGAGTTAAGTTCTTTCCAATTTGGCAATAGTTCATCTAATGCTTTTGTTTCAAAAACATTTCCACTGAGAATATGAGCTCCAATTTCAGAAGCTTTCTCAAGTAAGCAAACATTTAAATCTGAGTCTAGTTGTTTTAATTTAATTGCTGTAGCTAAACCTGAAGGACCACCTCCAATAATAACCACATCATACTCCATCGACTCTCTACCCATGTGATATTTTTATCTTTAAGAATTATTTTTGTATAGTGTTTAATTTGTTCAGTTCTTCTAAAAACTGTGGAAGAGCCTCGAATAAATCTGCTTCTAAACCATAATCTGCGACACTAAAAATTGGTGCTTCACCATCTTTATTAATAGCAACAATCACTTTACTTTCTTTCATTCCAGCTAAATGCTGAATTGCCCCTGATATTCCAACTGCAATGTAAAGATCTGGAACTACAACTTTTCCAGTTTGACCTACTTGATGATCATTGCTTATATATCCAGCATCTACAGCTGCCCTAGATGCACCAATTGCAGCATTTAATTTGTCTGCTATTGCTGTAATCAATTTAAAATTATCTCCATTTTGCATTCCCCGACCGCCAGAGACAACTATTCTAGCTGTACCAAGTTCTGGTCTATCTGATTTGATTTCTTCCCTATTTACAAATTTTGTTAAAGAAAACTCTGCATCTGCATCAATATTTTCTACTGGTGCAGAACCACCTGAACTTGCGCAAGCCTCAAAAGAAGTTGGTCTAATAGTTACACATTTCTTAGGATCTGTGCTTTTAACTGTTGCAAAAGCATTTCCAGCATAAATTGGTCTTACAAAAGTATCTGCCGACTCAACTTTGGTAATATCACTTATTTGTGAAGTATCTAATTTAGCAGCAACACGTGGCATTAAATTTTTTCCAAATGTATTGGCTGAACAAACAATGTGTGAGTAGCTTTCTGCAAGTTTTATTATTACAGGTGCAAAATTTTCAGCTATAAAATTTTCGTAATGGGGAGCATCAACTGTAATTACTTTTTTTACAAGAGGTAATTCAGAAGCTGCTTTTGCAGCATCTCCACAACTATTACCAATAACTAAAGCGTGAACATCGCTATCAATCTGGGAAGCGGCAGTTACAGCATTTAAAGTAAAAGCTTTTAATTCTTTATTATTATGTTCTGCTATTAATAATACTGACATTATATTACTTTTGCCTCATTTTTTAATTTTTGAACTAATTCTGCAACACTTGCTACTTTAATACCTGCTTTACGTTGAGGAGGTTCTTCTACTTTTATTTGTTGAACTCTTGGATTAATATCTATACCTAAATCAGAAGCAATTAATTGCTCTATAGGTTTTTTCTTTGCTTTCATAATATTGGGTAAAGAAGCATATCTAGGTTCATTTAATCTTAAATCGCAAGTTACTATTGCAGGAGTATTTATTTCAATAGTTTCTAAACCTTCATCAATTTCTCTTGTAACTTTTAATTTTCCTTCTTCTACATTTATTTTTGATGCAAATGTAGCTTGTGGCCAATCTAATAAAGCACTTAACATTTGACCAGTTTGGTTACAATCATCATCTATTGCTTGTTTGCCCATAAATACTAAGTCAGGTTTTTCTTTTTCTACAATTTTTTGTAAAATTTTTGAAACTGCTAAAGGTTCTATGTTATTATCAGCTTTGATATGTATGCCTCTGTCTGCACCAACAGCTAAAGCTTTTCTGACAGTCTCTTGAGCTTTTTCTTCTCCGACTGTAACAGCTATTACCTCAGTAGCTTTACCAGACTCTTTAATTTTAACAGCCTCTTCAATTGCATTATCATCTGGTGGATTAGTAGACATTTTAACATTTTCAGTGACGATACCACTACCATCTTCTTTCACTCTAATTTGAACGTTGTAATCAATTACTCTTTTAACAGCGACTAGTATTTTCATTAAGCTCTCAATAATTTATTTTCAGAATCATAAGGACTCTCGTCTAATACTGTAGCGTCGTACATTTCACCTAAAATATCAACTTGTAATTTGTCGCCCACATTAGAACAATCTGGCTTAACCATAGCTAAAGCTATTGACTTATCTAATCTAAAACCAAATTCTCCACCAGTTGCTCTTCCAACTACTTTGTTGTCTTTATATATAGGGTTATTTCCTAAAACATCAGCGTCTTTTGTGTTATGGACCTCTAAAGTTACCAGTTTATTATCAAATCCTTTTTCTCTCCACTTGTTAAGAGCTTCTAAACCTATGAAATTTCCTTTATTAGGGTGAACAAACCTATCTAAACCGGACTCATAAGGTGAATACTCAATAGATAATTCTGTACCAACTAGTTTGTATGATTTTTCTAATCTTAGACTATTCATTGCTCTTATGCCGAAAGGTTTAATACCTAAATCATTTCCTTCTGCCATTAGTTTATCAAATATATGATTTTGATATTCAATTGGATGATGCAACTCCCAGCCTAACTCTCCAACAAAATTTACTCTCATTGCATTTACTGGTGCATAGCCTACATCAACTTTTTTTGCAGTTAACCATTTAAAATTTTCATTTGAAAAATCGTCTGTTGAAACTTTTTGCATCAATTCTCTTGCTTTTGGTCCAGCTACCACTAGTACACCCGTACTGTTTGTTAAATCTTCAAATATAACTGATCCATCTGTTGGCATCCATTTTTGTATCCAATCATGATCTAGTCTTAAATTGGATCCTGCAGATACCAAGTAATAACTATTCTCTGCTTCCTTCATAATTGTGAATTCAGAGTGAACACCACCTTTTGTATTAAGAGCATGACATAAATTAATTCTACCTATTTTTTTTGGCAGTTTATTTGCAACCAAATAATCTAAAAACTCTTCTGATTTAGGTCCTTTTATTCTACATTTTGCAAATGCGGTCATATCTAATAACCCAACATTTTTCTTTACATTCTCACACTCTTTTTTAATTGCATCGAACCATTTAGATCGTCTAAAAGACCAATCATCTTTTTGTTCCATCCCATCAGTTGCAAAAAAATTGGGCCTCTCCCAACCAAATTTTTGTCCAAATACTGCTCCAAGATTTTTCATCCTCTCATAACATGGCGCTGTTCTCAATGGCCTTGCTGCTGGTCTCTCTTCGTCAGGATAGTGAGTAATAAATACATGGCTATAAGCCTCCTCATTTTTTGCTTTTAGATAAGATTTTGTAGCATAATTTCCGTAACGTCTTGGCTCAACTCCTAACATATCAATAGTTGGTTCACCATCTACAATCCACTCAGCTAATTGCCAACCAGCACCTCCTGCTGCTGTTATTCCAAAACTATGACCCTCATTAATCCAAAAATTTTTTAATCCCCAAGCTGGTCCAACTATTGGGTTACCATCTGGTGTATAACAGATTGCACCGTTATAAACTTTTTTTACTCCTACTTCACCAAATGCAGGAACTCGGTGAATTGCGCCTTCAATATGTGGGGCTAACCTATCTAAATCTTCTTGGAATAATTCGTATTCAGAATTTTTTGAAGGTCCTTCAACATAACATGCAGGTGCACCATCTTCATATGGACCTAAAATTAATCCACCTGCCTCTTCTCTCATATACCATCTGCTATCACTATCTCTCAAAACTCCCATCTCAGGTAAACCATCTTTTTTTCTTTTTTGAATTTCAGGATGTGGTTCTGTAACAATGTATTGATGTTCAACAGGTATTACCGGAATATCTAAACCAACCATTTCACCAGTTTGTCTTGCAAAATTTCCTGAACAAGAAATAACATGTTCACACTCTATTGATCCTTTATCAGTTTCAACTACCCAACCATCTTTAGTTTGTTTCATAGAAAGTACAGTTGTATTTCTATAAATCTCAGCACCCATGTTTCTTGCACCTGTAGCCATTGCTTGTGTTAAGTCAGCTGGTTGAATATATCCATCCTCTGGGTGTTGGATTGCACCAACTAAATCATCTGTATGACATAGAGGCCAAATTTCTTTAACTTGTTGAGGTGTTAAAAATTTTACATCAACGCCTATTGTTTGTGCAACACCAGCGTATTGATGGTATTCATCCATTCTATCTTTGGTACTTGCTAATCGAATATTAGATACAACGCTAAAGCCTACATTTTGACCCGTTTCCTCTTCTAATTTTTTATAAAGATCAACAGCGTATTTATGAAGTTGTCCAACAGAATAACTCATATTAAACAACGGTAGCAATCCTGCTGCGTGCCATGTCGAACCTGAAGTTAACTCTTTACGTTCTACAAGGACTACATCTGACCATCCTTTTTTTGCTAAATGGTAAAGCGCACTGACACCTACTACTCCACCCCCGACTACTACAACTTTAGTTTTTGTCTTCATCAGCGATTACTACTAAATTTTTTGAAATAACGAAACAAAATTATATATGTGGATAATTAAATTGAACTGCCAAGCGGGATAGGATTTGACACCATTGTAGTCAACCAACAGTTCATAAGCTCACCATCTTCTGTATATTTTTCTACTTGCCAATTAAACTTATGGTAAATCTTATTCTTATCTAAAATAATTACTTCAAATTGAGCCCAATTATCACTACTTCCAAGCTTAGTTATTGTGTGACTTAAATGATCAATCATCATTTGGTAAGAGTCCCCCTTAAGCATTCTTTTAAAATTAGGTAAAGGTCCTGTCACTTTCTTATTATTTGGGTGAGCGAAATTCCAAGTTTGCTCAATACCACTATCCTTAAAATTTGAGTCATTTTTTTGAAGCCCTGACAATTGAATCTTAACAACTTCATCAGGTTTGATTTGATTGTTGGGCTTTAATAGCTCTGCTTTAGAAATTGATATTGAGATTAATACTAATATTAAAACTTTAAATATTATTTGCAGTGTTTTTAACATCATCTAGAAACTTTTGTCTTTTTGCATCACTTACAAATGGTACCGCAAAATATCTTCTATAGACAATGTTATATATGCCACACATATGAAATACTCCTCTTTTTAACCTTCTAATGGGTAGGTTTAAAAAAAAAGTTGTAATTGCTAAACGTGGAGATCCATAAGTACAAAAAATAATAGCTCTTTTTTTTCTTAAGTTTCCAATTGGGTATCCATAATTTCCCCATAACTGCTTGAATGTAAAAGCCCAAGGTGGGGCTAAGACTTTATCGATCCAACCTTCAACAATTGCTGGCATTCTAAAATTCCAAATTGGTGCTATTAAAACAATCGTATCACATTCCTCAATTCTTTTGCGGTGATTTAAAACTTCTTCACCCGCTTCTTCGCCAGCGAATACAGGATCAAATTTTTCTTTATACAAATCTACAGCATCAACTTTGTTGCCATTATTTTCAGCTGTTTTGATAAAAGTATCTCTTATTGCAGCATTAAAAGATTTGTCATTATAATGACCATAAACTAAAAAAATCTTTTTCATATATTTTCACCAACTTTTTAATTTTAAATTTTTTGAATTATTCTGAGGTTTTGTACTTGCTATTATTAATTATAAATACAAATAAAATTGGTAAAATCAAAGTTAATACTGTCACAACAATTAACAAGATACCTAATTCAGAATAATCTGCTGTGGTTTGAATCTTTCCACTAAATTTGTCTTTAACTTCTCTTGTAACTACAAATATGTGATTTAAATATTTAGTTAACAAAGCGCTCGCAGAAAGTGCAAGATTTGTGAATGAAGCAAAAACTGCAAAAAAAGTTGCTTTAAGATGAGATGGAGCATTTTTTGCTATCCAAGCTAACAATGGTATCATGGATACCTGTCCTAAAGGCGACTCTAACGCGGTGTTTATGATTGCAATAAATTTTGCATCTACAACACCATTCGTTAAAGATGATGTCCAATTATGAAAACCATAATACATTCCAATACTTGGTAAAAATAAAATAGATCCTGCAATACTTAAAATAACTATTATTTTAGCAATTGAATTGTTAGCCATAAATGGTCTAAGCAAAACAATACCAGCAAGAGTTAAGATGGATGCTAACAGAGATAAAACTGAAAAGAATTGTTCATTAAATTTAAGTACATCTATTTCAAACCAAGAAAGTCCTGGGCCAGGACCTGGCATCGCTCTAAATATAAATATAATTACAGCAGTTCCAACAATTGTTAACCTCAAGTTTTCAGGTAATTCTTTAATAAGTTTGAACATTAAAAATAAGATTATTATTACAGAACCAATAAAAACGATTTCTTGTGCAAATGGAACTTTGAAAGACCCAATTGATAATGTAAAAACAACAAATATTAAACTACCACCTAATATCCACCAATTTATTTTTGTTTTTTCTGAGCCTCTTTCATCTTTAAAATCTAAACCTTTTAATCTTAAAATTTTAATTTTTTTATTTTTTAAATATTTTGCTAATCCAACACCTAGAATAGAAACAAGTGGAATAACTAAAGCATAAATATAAATAGAGCCATATAGTTGAATTTTATTCGCTTGATCTAAATTTTCTACATCTCTGAATAAAATTACATTCACTAAAGCAACTAGAACTGTACCACCAATTATTGCAAAACGACCTAATGTCTGCATTGTTGTATGCATTGTTTTGATTTGATCTTTACTGTAGTCATTTCCTTGATCGTCATTCAAGGGAACTGCTTCAACTGTCATTGCATCAGCAACAACATCTTGAACTACATATCCAACTGGAGCTAAAAGCACACTAAGTACAAACCAAGTCTCTACAGAAAATATTTGAACCATGTCTTCTGTATGTATGATTAGACCATACATAATTAATAAACTTATGGCTATTAAGGATGCACCCACATAAACCATGTAATTTTTTCTGTCCCAGATAAGATCAACTAAATGACCTAAGGGCATTTTTAAAGCCCATGGAATTCCAGCCCAAAATCCTAAGCCTGCTAAAAATGCAGCTGATAAATTTAAATAATCTTTAACAAAAAAAGTTCCTACAATACCGGTAAGTCCGGAAATTCCTGCTGCTAAATAAACCATTAATGGTGGAAGATAAGTCCATTTAAACTGACGACCTAAATCTAAAAAAGTATCGTCTAAAAATTTAAATATTTTTTTCATGATGTTATTGATCTTATTTTACAATAACTTAAATTTTAAGATCAAGTCTAGGTTTCCAGAATGGTCTAAATAGCTCAATTTTAGGACATCTGTTCATTACTACTTTAAGTCCAGCATCTTCTGCTAATTTTGCAGCATCATGATTAATAACACCAATTTGTCCCCATAAAACTTTAGCATTAATATTAATAGCTTCTTCTGCAATACCATAAAGATCTTCAGGTTTTCTAAAAACTTCTACCATATCTACAGGTCTATCGATTGCTTTTAAATCTGGGTAAACTTTTAAACCTCTTATCTCTGTTATACCAGGGCGCGGATTCACTGGAATCATATCATAACCTGTTTCATGCAAAACTCTTAATACACCATAGCTAAATTTTGTTTTATCAGGGCTAGCTCCAACCATTGCAATTGTTTTTACTGAACTAAGTATATTTCTTAAGTATTCATCTGAGTAAGGCTCTTTATGATTCATAAGTGTTATTTTTTTTTATTTTTTTGAGTAGCAATATCAGCTTTTAGCTCATGCGGTGCAAGTGGGTCAAGAAAAGGATTTCTATAAAGTTTATCATGACTTTCAACTCCAATTTCAATAGTACAATCTGTTTTTGGTCTTGCAACACATAAGATTATATATCCATTATTTATTTGACGATTATTAAGTGCCACTTGTGAACGCTGATCTATTTCACCTTCAATTAATTTAGCTGCGCAAGTAATACATCCTCCGTATTGACAACCGTAAGGTAAATCCACGCCTTGTTCTCTTAATTCTTGAAGTAAAGACATTCGTCCAGAAACTTTATAAACACTATTCCCTCGATTTGCGATTGTGATCTGCATTAAAGCCAAATATCACTTGTACAATCTCCACCTGGGTACCTACTTTCGTGACACCTGCTTGGACCGTTTGGTTCTTTTCCAAAATCTACTATAAAATCTTTATTTATTTTCATACCACCATTTTCAACATCACAATCTATCATTATCATAGCTCCACCTTGTGTACGTATTTCAGGATAGAATTGATTGTCCCAAGTAGAAAACAATGAAGTTGTGACATACATGCGTTTACCATCTAACGATAACTGATACATTTGTGGACCACCAGCAATCTTCACACCATTAACAACGGGTGCTTTACCTAAAAGACCACCCATCCAAACTTGTCCTGTTAACTTTGGGTTATGAGGATCTGAAATATCATACTGTCTCATATCTCCATGTAACCAATTGTTAAGATAAAGATATTTATCATCCATTGATACAAGGATGGCAGACATAACTCCAGGTACTGGAATTGGCCAATCCGGATGTGGTTCATTTTCTACGTCTATGATTTTTTCCCATTCCCATTTTCCTTCTTTAGATTTCCAAAAATGAATTACATTTGCGCTTAGAGCTGCTCCACAAAAACCATGACTACTATCAGGGTTGTGCATAAATTTAACTTCCAATGGTATTAAACCGTCTTCTCCTAGATACATTGTTTCAACTGGTTCTTTTTTTTTAAAATCCCAGATATGTAATCTACGTCCATATTTTAAATGACCAACTTCTTCTAAATCAAAACCTGGCATAAATGTATTGGGTGCTGCCCACTCTGAACTTACCATGACGTTGTGTCGTGGCTGATACCAAAAATCATAACTAAATGGGATATCCCCCATAGAATTTTCCCATCTTCCTACAATTTCAAAATCTTTGTTTAAATGTAAATATCCACCTGGTGCTTCACCTCTTGCATTGCCTAAAAAAGAAATAATTATTTCAGAGCCTAAACAGTGGACTGTATGGGGGCCTGATAAATTAGTTTTAGATTTAATTTCTGAACCTTCAATAATTTTATGAATTCTAGGTGCAAATGGGTCTGTTGCAGTATCAATTACATGAATATTATTAGATCTTACACCTGGTACTAAAAGGTATTTTCTACTCATACCTTCATCACCATGACATGAAGAACAAGCATTCCATCCCATATGATGCAATTCATCTCCTATACCTGGCATTTCAAGTCGGTGAATAACTTTTGAATATGTGGGACTGTCTGGATCTACATCAATAGTTGCTAGATAATCTGGTTTCTGAATTCCAGTACCTGTGTAAATTGCTATTGTATATAAAAGTTTTTCACTTGGTGCTTTTAT is part of the Candidatus Pelagibacter sp. HTCC7211 genome and harbors:
- a CDS encoding MDR family oxidoreductase; amino-acid sequence: MSDQFKALIINQEGENFTREVKSIDKSFLKHGDVTIKVDYSDLNFKDGMILKNGGRLVKEFPHIPGIDFAGTVIESENSKFKEGDEVILTGFRVGEVFYGGYSQIAKVNADFLVKKPKELTSRQAMTLGTAGFTSLMSAFAIQARESILLGEKVNDVLVTGATGGVGSVAVMALTKLGYNVTAVTGKDSKADYLKSLGAKNVVNRSEFDKDPRLIDKGLWDGVVDTVGGKILANTIVQTKPNGIIAVCGNANNNELNTSVIPFMLRGIKLWGMDSANCGIKRREFIWSEASKLIDFELLEKSILTVSLDELIDTYPKILKGEISGRVIVDLNK
- the folE gene encoding GTP cyclohydrolase I FolE codes for the protein MKLVKDNDGKIIDANQVSDKEAEDAFRTILSWLGEDPTREGLLETPKRVMKAYKEYFAGYKVDPNKILDKTFGDVDGYDDMVIQKNISIQSHCEHHMAPIIGKAHVAYIPKERVVGLSKLARVVEVFSKRLQTQERLTMQVAKTLMESLDAKGVAVTIDSTHQCMTMRGIKKEQASTVTNYYLGQFKEDLSYQNRYLRFISISKD
- the hisI gene encoding phosphoribosyl-AMP cyclohydrolase yields the protein MFKKRENVLEIEEGNLLSPKFDNDGLIPVITMCSKTKDILMHGYMNVEAFKKTIETKEAHYFSRSRKAIWYKGKTSGFTQKVTELRIDDDQDSIWMTVDIGDGASCHVGYRSCFYRSIPMGPIDNGRKIEMEFLEKEKKFDPEEVYKGQPNPTKI
- a CDS encoding DUF2237 family protein is translated as MSEKQKNVLGEDLEECSNDPLTGWYRDGCCNTDENDHGVHTVCAKVTTEFLEWLKEAGNDLITPHPEFGFPGLKDGDGWCVCAMWYARAVEAGKGCPIFLKRTHKNTLKHLPIEKLKKFAIDLS
- a CDS encoding electron transfer flavoprotein-ubiquinone oxidoreductase encodes the protein MGRESMEYDVVIIGGGPSGLATAIKLKQLDSDLNVCLLEKASEIGAHILSGNVFETKALDELLPNWKELNSPIKTKVSKEKFLFLGKTKSLSWPTWLLPAVQQNHNNYIISLANLCRWLAEQAELLGVEIFPGFPASEILYNDDGSVKGVATQDMGIDKEGNQKDSFEPGIELLGKVTVFAEGCRGHLGKQLIEKFNLSEGKDPQQYGIGFKEIWEVEEKNHEEGTVMHTAGWPLDNNTYGGSFMYHAENKQVFLGYVIGLDYKNPHLSPYDEFQRFKTHPAIRKIISGGKRISYGARALIEGGLQSLPKMYMPGALLVGCDAGTLNMPKIKGSHTAMKSGIIAAETIIENIKENKDLSNYEEKFKNSWVYKELHAARNVKPSFSWGLILGIIFTGIDQILFKGKLPFTLKHKHADHETLKPANEMPKIEYPKYDNVITFDKTSSVYLTGTNHEDNQPVHLKLKDPNLPISYTLEKFDEPAQRYCPAGVYEVQKENDVNKFVINSQNCIHCKTCDIKEPSQNITWVTPEGSGGPKYGNM
- a CDS encoding electron transfer flavoprotein subunit alpha/FixB family protein, which encodes MSVLLIAEHNNKELKAFTLNAVTAASQIDSDVHALVIGNSCGDAAKAASELPLVKKVITVDAPHYENFIAENFAPVIIKLAESYSHIVCSANTFGKNLMPRVAAKLDTSQISDITKVESADTFVRPIYAGNAFATVKSTDPKKCVTIRPTSFEACASSGGSAPVENIDADAEFSLTKFVNREEIKSDRPELGTARIVVSGGRGMQNGDNFKLITAIADKLNAAIGASRAAVDAGYISNDHQVGQTGKVVVPDLYIAVGISGAIQHLAGMKESKVIVAINKDGEAPIFSVADYGLEADLFEALPQFLEELNKLNTIQK
- a CDS encoding electron transfer flavoprotein subunit beta/FixA family protein — translated: MKILVAVKRVIDYNVQIRVKEDGSGIVTENVKMSTNPPDDNAIEEAVKIKESGKATEVIAVTVGEEKAQETVRKALAVGADRGIHIKADNNIEPLAVSKILQKIVEKEKPDLVFMGKQAIDDDCNQTGQMLSALLDWPQATFASKINVEEGKLKVTREIDEGLETIEINTPAIVTCDLRLNEPRYASLPNIMKAKKKPIEQLIASDLGIDINPRVQQIKVEEPPQRKAGIKVASVAELVQKLKNEAKVI